In a genomic window of Candidatus Omnitrophota bacterium:
- the mrdA gene encoding penicillin-binding protein 2: protein MERKDILNLIIIFVFCVLLMGLLNLDILQGAKFRRQSDNNCIRLIPQSGSRGNILDRNGEIIVDSKISYDVMILPQDLKRIDQIMNRISRILGVEAKELKAAFKRNFISSSVPVTVATNIDLKKAILLGEYKVEEPGVMVQPEPLRHYPYGPLAAHVIGYVNQIDRWRLTKLEDYGYKTKDIVGFGGVEEKYDYYLRQEEGGLSVEVNHQGKFMRVLGFEAPSNGRDVQLTLDLKIQKIVEENLTGRKGSIILMDPRSGEILALASHPNFDPTVFVDNRTTLISGLFNNPDAPLINRAISSSYPPASVFKLIVACGALELKKINLSTSFLCQGSTMVGARRFACWDVHGPEDIFQAIAHSCDVFFYKTGLLVGAQNIHDYALKLGLGKNVGFELPYETSGFIPSPLWRRINKFQNWFDGDTANLTIGQGDCLVTPLQAANMMAVFANGGYLLSPYIVKAVGGLDFSAKKKKLIRVNFKKTTFDVLSKGLRKVVTDDKGTGNALSFLPVAVAGKTGTAQVSHGTNHGWFLGFFPFDKPKFVICVFLENGGSGHAASVVTKQIIEQMSKQGLI, encoded by the coding sequence ATGGAAAGAAAAGACATTTTAAATTTAATAATAATTTTCGTGTTTTGTGTCCTGTTGATGGGGTTGCTCAACCTTGATATATTACAAGGGGCAAAGTTCCGCCGGCAGAGTGACAATAATTGTATCCGGTTGATACCGCAATCCGGCTCAAGAGGCAATATCTTAGACCGTAACGGCGAGATTATCGTGGATAGCAAAATCTCTTATGACGTAATGATTTTACCGCAGGACCTTAAGCGTATTGATCAAATCATGAATAGGATAAGCCGGATATTGGGCGTGGAGGCTAAAGAATTAAAGGCCGCGTTCAAGAGGAATTTTATTTCTTCAAGCGTACCGGTTACTGTGGCCACCAATATCGACCTTAAAAAAGCAATATTGCTGGGGGAATATAAAGTTGAGGAGCCCGGCGTTATGGTCCAACCCGAACCTTTACGCCATTATCCATATGGCCCATTAGCGGCCCATGTTATCGGCTATGTTAATCAGATCGACCGCTGGCGTCTGACCAAGCTGGAAGATTATGGTTATAAAACTAAAGATATCGTGGGATTTGGCGGAGTTGAAGAAAAATATGATTATTATTTACGCCAGGAGGAGGGTGGGCTTTCCGTTGAGGTAAACCATCAGGGTAAATTTATGCGCGTCTTAGGCTTTGAAGCTCCGTCTAACGGAAGGGATGTCCAATTAACCCTAGATCTTAAGATCCAGAAAATTGTAGAAGAAAATTTAACCGGTAGGAAAGGAAGTATAATTTTAATGGATCCGCGCAGCGGAGAAATTTTAGCTTTGGCCAGCCATCCAAATTTCGACCCCACTGTTTTTGTCGATAACCGCACCACGCTTATTTCCGGTTTATTTAATAATCCGGATGCTCCGTTAATCAACCGGGCGATCAGCTCCAGCTATCCGCCGGCCTCGGTTTTTAAACTGATTGTAGCTTGCGGCGCCCTGGAATTAAAAAAAATAAACCTTTCCACCAGTTTTCTTTGCCAGGGCTCAACCATGGTGGGAGCCAGAAGGTTTGCCTGTTGGGATGTGCATGGGCCAGAGGATATTTTCCAGGCAATCGCTCATTCCTGCGATGTCTTTTTTTATAAAACAGGTTTGTTGGTAGGGGCGCAAAATATCCATGATTATGCTTTAAAGTTGGGTTTGGGTAAAAATGTAGGTTTTGAGCTTCCCTACGAAACAAGCGGTTTTATCCCATCTCCACTCTGGAGGAGGATAAATAAATTCCAGAATTGGTTTGACGGGGACACTGCTAACCTGACTATTGGCCAGGGGGATTGCCTGGTTACGCCATTGCAGGCAGCCAATATGATGGCTGTTTTTGCCAACGGCGGGTATTTATTAAGCCCTTATATTGTCAAAGCAGTAGGGGGATTAGATTTCTCCGCGAAAAAGAAAAAACTTATTCGGGTAAATTTTAAGAAAACTACTTTTGATGTCTTATCTAAGGGATTGCGGAAAGTAGTTACTGATGATAAGGGCACGGGGAATGCCTTATCATTTTTACCCGTTGCCGTTGCCGGAAAAACCGGCACTGCCCAGGTATCCCACGGAACAAACCATGGTTGGTTTTTGGGTTTTTTCCCTTTTGATAAGCCTAAATTCGTAATTTGCGTTTTCTTGGAAAACGGCGGTTCGGGCCATGCCGCCAGCGTTGTTACCAAGCAAATTATTGAGCAGATGAGTAAGCAGGGGTTAATATGA
- the mreD gene encoding rod shape-determining protein MreD, with product MKKWPLLLIAIILATFQLAWPVFLSFFNCKPDLLLVLAVTLIFYLDFKAALIFAVFCGLLKDVFLPSSLALNTILFPLWSFLIYRLSSQISTEDDYMRLAIVLVVSLLNNIIIGLQNINSGNIIPPFIFLRNLIIPSVYTAALSPLVFKLVKRITV from the coding sequence ATGAAAAAATGGCCTTTATTATTAATTGCAATTATTTTGGCCACCTTCCAACTAGCTTGGCCGGTTTTTTTAAGTTTTTTTAATTGTAAGCCTGACCTGCTCTTAGTTTTAGCCGTAACTTTAATCTTTTATTTAGATTTTAAGGCCGCTTTGATCTTTGCTGTTTTTTGCGGTCTGCTTAAGGATGTTTTTTTACCATCTTCTCTTGCGTTAAATACAATTTTATTTCCCCTGTGGAGTTTTTTAATTTACAGGCTATCCAGCCAAATATCTACCGAAGACGACTATATGCGTCTGGCCATAGTCTTGGTTGTATCCTTATTAAACAATATCATCATCGGCCTGCAAAACATAAATTCCGGCAATATCATACCGCCGTTTATTTTTTTGCGCAACTTAATCATTCCTTCGGTTTATACGGCAGCATTATCTCCTTTGGTTTTTAAGCTGGTTAAAAGAATAACTGTATAA
- the mreC gene encoding rod shape-determining protein MreC, whose protein sequence is MLKVPRKNLIISISVVCAILLISNFLSCLKNSTQKTFRPQLSLISLLKREFAGIIFYHRNMIQAEELNTQVGLLRWRLFDFRELSQENNRLKDLLNFKQKSPLRLVAARVIGRSPDVWSASIIIDKGKNSRIIPGMIVVNPRGLVGKVVESGDNNSKVLLINDASQGISSIVQRSRQEGLISGTLGGNLIMRYLPDEAQIAVGDLIVTSELSQVYPKGLLIGKVINIGRDFSGLCRYAIVRPSVDLASIEEVLVIIP, encoded by the coding sequence GTGCTTAAGGTGCCCCGTAAAAACCTAATTATTTCTATTTCCGTTGTTTGCGCAATACTCCTGATTTCTAATTTTCTATCCTGTCTAAAAAATTCTACGCAAAAAACATTCAGGCCCCAGCTTTCTCTGATCAGCTTACTTAAGCGTGAATTTGCCGGTATTATTTTCTATCACCGTAATATGATCCAAGCCGAAGAATTAAACACCCAGGTTGGGCTATTACGCTGGAGATTATTTGATTTTCGGGAGCTCAGCCAGGAAAACAACCGGCTTAAAGACCTGCTTAATTTCAAACAAAAATCTCCTCTGCGCCTGGTTGCCGCCAGGGTGATTGGCCGTTCTCCGGATGTTTGGTCTGCCAGTATTATTATTGATAAGGGGAAAAATAGCAGGATTATTCCGGGAATGATTGTGGTTAATCCCCGAGGGTTGGTGGGCAAGGTGGTGGAGAGCGGGGATAATAACAGCAAAGTATTGTTGATTAATGATGCCAGCCAGGGTATCTCAAGTATTGTGCAACGCAGCCGGCAGGAAGGTTTAATCAGCGGAACTCTTGGCGGTAATTTAATTATGCGCTATCTTCCCGATGAAGCGCAGATTGCCGTAGGAGACTTAATCGTTACTTCAGAATTAAGCCAAGTCTATCCCAAGGGCCTGCTTATCGGCAAAGTGATTAATATCGGCCGCGATTTTTCCGGGCTTTGCCGTTATGCCATAGTCAGGCCGTCTGTGGATCTTGCCAGTATCGAAGAAGTATTGGTTATTATTCCATGA
- a CDS encoding rod shape-determining protein, translating into MGKLSQQLKRAINYVLGLFSNDMGIDLGTATTLVFVKGEGVVLCEPSVVAIERGTSHVLAVGDEAKRMLGRTPGNIIAIRPMKDGVISDFEITEAMLRYFIKKVHHRKVLVRPRIVIAIPSGITEVEKRAVKDSAERAGAREVFLIEEPIAAAIGVGLPIQEPVGNMIIDVGGGTTEIAVISLAGTVFSKSIRIGGDEMNEAIVEYLKKTYNLMVGERTSEDIKIKIGSAYPLEEEMSMEVKGRDMVAGLPKTVTITSEEIRESLQEPLRAILEVTKVSLERTPPELAADLIDHGIVMAGGGSLLRGLDKLISEETGLPVHITDDPIVAVANGTGIVLSEIQYLKKVTVPVKTDVRS; encoded by the coding sequence ATGGGAAAGCTAAGTCAACAACTAAAGAGGGCGATCAATTATGTTTTAGGTCTTTTTTCCAATGATATGGGGATTGACCTGGGAACAGCGACAACTTTAGTTTTTGTTAAAGGCGAAGGGGTAGTGCTTTGTGAGCCTTCGGTGGTGGCTATTGAACGCGGTACTTCGCATGTTTTAGCCGTAGGAGATGAAGCCAAGCGTATGCTTGGGCGGACTCCCGGCAACATCATTGCGATCCGGCCGATGAAAGACGGAGTTATTTCTGATTTTGAGATTACCGAAGCTATGCTTCGGTATTTTATTAAAAAGGTGCATCACCGCAAGGTTTTAGTCAGGCCCAGGATTGTTATTGCTATCCCTTCGGGCATAACCGAAGTGGAAAAGCGGGCGGTAAAGGATTCCGCGGAGCGCGCCGGAGCCAGGGAAGTGTTTTTGATTGAAGAGCCAATCGCCGCGGCTATCGGCGTGGGCCTGCCTATCCAGGAGCCCGTCGGTAACATGATTATTGATGTCGGAGGCGGGACTACGGAGATCGCGGTAATTTCGCTTGCCGGAACAGTTTTTTCAAAATCCATTCGTATCGGCGGAGATGAAATGAATGAAGCAATAGTCGAGTATCTTAAGAAAACATATAATCTTATGGTTGGGGAACGAACCTCTGAAGATATTAAGATAAAGATTGGTTCAGCTTATCCTTTGGAAGAAGAGATGAGCATGGAGGTAAAAGGCAGGGACATGGTTGCCGGGCTTCCTAAAACCGTAACCATTACCAGCGAAGAAATACGCGAGTCCCTGCAGGAACCTCTGCGCGCGATATTAGAAGTTACAAAAGTATCGTTAGAGCGGACTCCCCCGGAGTTAGCCGCCGATCTTATTGATCACGGTATTGTTATGGCCGGAGGCGGTTCATTATTAAGAGGATTGGATAAATTAATTTCCGAAGAAACCGGGCTTCCCGTGCATATAACCGATGATCCGATTGTCGCGGTTGCTAACGGTACGGGGATTGTGCTTAGCGAAATTCAATATCTTAAGAAAGTAACCGTACCGGTTAAAACCGACGTACGTAGTTAA
- the aroA gene encoding 3-phosphoshikimate 1-carboxyvinyltransferase produces the protein MSPVRKSANRAKVKFSNRTKSFLIQDKFIPCGKLTLPGDKSIAHRALILSALSQGKTILKNFPIHADSLATLNALTALGVSIRIKENQVLVFGRGRQGLKKSRKPIFVGNSGTTLRLLLGVLAAEDFKTKIIAGKYLSARPMSRVNVPLRLMGAGISAKIKGGEEYAPIVINGGDLRGIVYRMPIASAQVKSAILLAGLSAKGKTRVIERLGSRDHTERMLKIFGVNIVAKNNGITLDPDRALVSPGQIYIPGDISSAAFFMVLASIIPGAKITFERLSLNPTRIGIIKVLKRMQAKIKIRDLRGRQSGSFEPVGNLIISSSKLKGASVASYEIPSLVDELPIIMVAACFAEGRTVIKGAGELRVKETDRINSMVRNLKSMGADIGVKKTGSAESIIIKGGKHLHGASLKSFGDHRTAMSMVVAALAAEGASRLDDINCVGKSFPGFLEALKSLGAG, from the coding sequence GTGAGCCCCGTTAGAAAATCTGCTAATCGGGCAAAAGTAAAATTTTCTAACCGCACCAAATCTTTTTTAATCCAGGATAAGTTCATCCCCTGTGGTAAACTAACCCTTCCCGGTGATAAGTCTATCGCCCACCGAGCCTTGATTTTAAGCGCTTTAAGCCAAGGGAAAACTATCCTTAAAAATTTTCCAATCCACGCCGATTCTTTAGCTACATTAAATGCCTTAACTGCTTTGGGGGTAAGTATACGCATTAAGGAAAACCAGGTTCTGGTTTTTGGCAGGGGAAGGCAGGGTTTAAAAAAATCCCGTAAACCGATTTTTGTGGGTAATTCCGGTACGACCTTACGCCTGCTTTTAGGCGTTTTAGCGGCAGAGGATTTTAAAACCAAAATTATCGCGGGAAAATATCTTTCGGCAAGGCCGATGTCCAGGGTAAATGTGCCTTTACGTTTGATGGGAGCCGGCATTAGCGCAAAAATCAAAGGCGGGGAAGAGTATGCTCCGATAGTTATAAATGGAGGGGATCTTAGGGGGATTGTTTATCGCATGCCTATTGCTTCGGCTCAGGTTAAATCCGCGATTCTTCTGGCAGGTTTATCGGCTAAAGGTAAGACCCGGGTTATCGAGCGCCTAGGCAGCCGCGATCATACGGAGCGTATGCTTAAAATTTTTGGCGTAAACATAGTTGCAAAAAATAATGGTATAACCTTAGATCCGGATAGGGCCTTAGTTAGTCCGGGCCAAATTTATATCCCCGGGGATATTTCTTCGGCAGCTTTTTTTATGGTTTTAGCCTCAATAATTCCCGGAGCTAAAATTACCTTTGAACGTTTGAGCCTTAATCCTACCCGCATTGGAATAATCAAGGTTCTTAAAAGAATGCAGGCAAAGATAAAAATAAGAGATCTTAGGGGCAGGCAATCCGGAAGTTTTGAACCCGTTGGTAATCTTATAATAAGCAGCAGTAAGCTTAAAGGGGCATCCGTTGCTTCTTACGAAATACCTTCATTAGTTGATGAGTTGCCGATTATTATGGTTGCTGCCTGTTTTGCAGAAGGCAGGACGGTAATCAAAGGGGCAGGTGAGTTAAGGGTTAAGGAAACTGATCGTATTAATTCTATGGTTAGAAATTTAAAATCTATGGGAGCGGATATCGGAGTTAAAAAAACCGGTTCCGCAGAAAGTATAATTATAAAAGGCGGCAAGCATCTTCATGGCGCCAGCCTTAAGAGTTTCGGGGATCATCGTACTGCCATGAGCATGGTGGTTGCTGCTTTGGCAGCGGAAGGAGCGTCCAGGCTGGATGATATCAACTGCGTCGGTAAATCTTTCCCCGGATTTTTAGAGGCATTGAAGAGTTTGGGGGCAGGCTAG
- a CDS encoding RluA family pseudouridine synthase has protein sequence MKELLLKVLAKEAKTRLDLLLTDYSARNNLGLSRTIIQKLIHEGRVFLNSQAVKTPHYKVNPADAIKIILPEKEKTEFLPEQIPLEIVYEDDDLLVINKQTGLVVHPSPGNWEHTLVNALLGRGTQLSDINKNRPGIVHRLDKDTSGLLVIAKNNSSHLKLAKQFAQHSIQRKYIAIVCGRVEFDEDVIEAPIGRHPLKRKNMAVSFAPNTKYARTHYRTLKRGKFFSFLELRPFTGRTHQLRVHLAHLGYPILGDTKYGKNANFPRLALHAQEIGFIHPARNKPVHFTSKIPLELEDFIKKNIS, from the coding sequence ATGAAAGAATTGTTATTAAAAGTCTTAGCCAAAGAGGCCAAGACGCGCCTGGATTTGCTTTTAACGGATTATTCTGCGCGCAATAATTTGGGTTTATCGCGTACAATTATCCAGAAACTTATCCATGAAGGCAGGGTTTTTTTAAACTCTCAAGCAGTCAAGACTCCTCATTACAAAGTAAATCCGGCAGATGCGATCAAAATCATTCTTCCCGAAAAAGAAAAAACAGAATTTTTACCGGAACAGATCCCTTTGGAGATTGTTTATGAGGATGATGATCTGCTGGTGATCAATAAACAGACGGGCCTGGTGGTGCACCCGTCTCCCGGAAACTGGGAGCACACCTTAGTTAATGCTCTTCTTGGCCGAGGAACGCAGCTTTCTGATATAAACAAAAACCGGCCGGGTATTGTTCACCGTTTGGATAAAGATACCAGCGGCCTTTTGGTGATTGCCAAAAATAATTCCAGCCATTTAAAATTAGCCAAGCAGTTTGCCCAGCATAGTATCCAGCGAAAATATATTGCCATCGTTTGCGGCCGGGTTGAGTTTGATGAAGATGTAATCGAAGCCCCTATCGGCCGGCATCCTTTAAAGCGAAAAAATATGGCCGTTAGTTTTGCGCCAAACACTAAATACGCCCGCACGCACTACCGTACTTTAAAACGCGGTAAATTTTTTAGTTTTCTGGAATTAAGGCCGTTTACCGGCAGGACGCATCAGCTTAGGGTGCACCTGGCGCATTTAGGATATCCCATACTGGGCGATACTAAATACGGAAAGAATGCTAATTTTCCCCGCCTGGCTTTACACGCCCAAGAAATTGGTTTTATCCATCCTGCCAGAAATAAGCCGGTTCATTTTACCAGCAAGATACCCCTAGAGTTGGAAGATTTCATTAAAAAAAATATATCTTGA
- the lgt gene encoding prolipoprotein diacylglyceryl transferase gives MLPEICQIGPFTIYSYGLMLVLAFFVSSYLASLQAKKEGLDPDLIFNLFFLVFIFGIIGARAFYVLNDLSSYLRNPLEIIMLQHGGLAWFGGVIFGSLVVILFIKKNKLGLLRTLDLLVPFIALGQAIGRIGCLLNGCCFGRVSAFGIYFKVFDQVLIPTQLYSSLLLLFIFFVLRFMQDRKHLPGTILCAYLFLYSIKRFFIEYFRNDSPRLFYGLTIFQLLSLAMFIVSLLILIKIAYDKKKTL, from the coding sequence ATGCTGCCTGAAATCTGTCAAATCGGTCCGTTTACTATTTATTCATACGGCCTTATGCTGGTCCTGGCTTTTTTTGTGAGCAGCTATTTGGCTTCTTTACAAGCAAAAAAAGAGGGGCTTGATCCCGATTTAATTTTTAATCTGTTTTTTCTTGTTTTTATCTTTGGAATTATCGGTGCCCGGGCCTTTTATGTGCTCAATGACCTCAGCTCTTACCTGCGCAATCCCCTGGAGATCATTATGCTCCAACACGGAGGCCTGGCCTGGTTTGGAGGGGTAATTTTTGGGTCACTGGTTGTGATTTTATTCATCAAGAAGAATAAGCTGGGGTTGCTTAGAACCCTGGACCTCTTGGTTCCTTTTATTGCTTTGGGGCAGGCAATCGGCAGGATCGGGTGTCTTTTAAACGGATGTTGTTTTGGAAGGGTTTCAGCATTTGGGATATATTTTAAAGTTTTTGACCAGGTCTTAATCCCGACGCAATTATATTCCTCTTTGCTTCTATTGTTTATTTTCTTTGTTTTAAGATTTATGCAGGATAGAAAACACCTTCCGGGGACTATCCTTTGCGCTTATCTTTTTCTTTATTCTATAAAACGTTTCTTTATCGAATATTTCCGCAACGACAGCCCCCGATTGTTTTATGGCTTAACTATTTTTCAGCTTCTGTCTTTGGCGATGTTTATTGTCTCGCTTTTGATCCTAATCAAGATAGCTTACGATAAGAAAAAAACATTATGA
- the lspA gene encoding signal peptidase II: MALTIIASVIFLDQITKFLAVRLLRLNTPVILIKNFLNLTLVHNRGAAFGLFQNQLFMFVLISIFAIALILHNLRNKKNSFIFKLSLSLILGGSAGNLIDRLRFGFVIDFLDLRIWPVFNLADSVITIAAILLTWELLFKKNAA, encoded by the coding sequence ATGGCCTTGACCATTATTGCCAGTGTAATTTTTTTAGACCAGATTACCAAGTTTCTCGCCGTAAGACTCCTGCGATTAAATACCCCGGTTATTTTGATAAAAAATTTTTTAAACCTGACCTTGGTGCATAATCGCGGGGCGGCTTTTGGTCTGTTCCAAAACCAGCTGTTTATGTTTGTGCTGATTTCGATTTTTGCAATCGCGCTTATTTTGCACAACCTCAGGAACAAAAAGAATTCATTTATTTTTAAATTATCTTTAAGCTTAATTTTAGGCGGCTCAGCCGGTAACCTGATTGACCGCCTGCGTTTTGGTTTTGTGATTGATTTTCTGGACCTGCGGATCTGGCCGGTGTTTAATCTGGCGGATTCGGTCATAACCATCGCCGCGATTTTATTAACCTGGGAATTATTATTTAAGAAAAATGCTGCCTGA
- a CDS encoding TraR/DksA family transcriptional regulator, with amino-acid sequence MKKFLKKDLKEFKKIVLKKKEEIFEDLKHISDDTLRKSQKEASGDISGYTYHMADVATDNYDREFSLGLASNERKVLYELDDALKRIEDGSFGICDDCKGQITKIRLKAVPSARLCIKCQQKREKR; translated from the coding sequence GTGAAGAAATTTTTAAAAAAAGATTTAAAGGAGTTTAAGAAAATCGTCCTCAAGAAAAAAGAAGAGATATTCGAGGATCTTAAGCATATATCCGACGATACGTTAAGAAAATCCCAGAAAGAGGCCTCCGGGGACATTTCCGGCTATACCTATCATATGGCCGATGTGGCTACCGATAATTATGACCGTGAGTTTTCGTTGGGGCTGGCTTCCAATGAAAGAAAAGTTCTTTATGAGCTGGATGACGCGCTAAAGAGGATAGAAGACGGATCTTTTGGCATTTGCGATGATTGCAAAGGGCAAATTACTAAAATCAGGTTAAAAGCGGTCCCTTCTGCCCGGCTCTGCATAAAGTGCCAGCAGAAAAGGGAAAAAAGATAA
- the ileS gene encoding isoleucine--tRNA ligase, producing the protein MSNNSEYKNTLNLPKTDFPMKADLPRREPLLLQKWIGQGIYKLVSKKSEGKPKYILHDGPPYANGDIHIGHALNKTLKDIIVKYKTLRGNSCAYVPGWDCHGLPIEHQLLKELKMHKSQISQLDFRKKAFVYANKYVETQKDQFKRLGVFADWENPYLTLSHDYEESILNSLAVLNEKGYLYHGLKPVNWCFKCETALAEAEVEYEDHSSPSIYVKFKLNEHQDFQEDSFLVIWTTTPWTLLANVAVAVHPQFSYLYINTEKGNLIVAKDLLSVFLTNSSISKHTIIKELKGRNLEGLIYTHPFMPREGRVVLADYVSGEEGTGLVHTAPGHGNEDYFTGIKYKLDIIMPVDAKGIFDSTAGEFQGLHVYDANQPILEKLEKTGALLFNFSIRHSYPHCWRCKTPVIFRATRQWFLNMEHNDLRNKLLKIIHQHVKWVPPTGEERISAMVSLRPDWCLSRQRYWGVPIPALICNNCKEEFLSTEVIRNFAFQSAKTGTDCWFEQPVEDFLQGDIYCPHCKGKNFSKGADILDVWFDSGLSWQAVLKKRKELEFPAGLYLEGSDQHRGWFQSSLIPSVCIEEKAPFKNVLTHGFVVDGSGRKMSKSSGNVISPFETIKDYGADILRMWVASSDYNEDIRISPVILSRLSEAYRKIRNTARFILSNLYDFDPDTQKAEYKDFRKIDQWILSRLNSLCSVVDKAYADFEFHKAYKSIYDFCNEDLSMYYLDMAKGRLYTYAASSPQRRASQTVLYEVLNCLVRIISPILVFTAEEIWQNMPKEAKDQSLASVHLLDWPENKEKLFVSEEKELLNLDLYVIKFLSPQVAKKLEELRTKSEIGSSFDAQINILTKTQDRYTFLQSFKEQLCEIFKVSGVEVTLDKENPEDLSIKVAKAKGSKCPRCWNYSQEIGKDKEHPLLCDNCLAALRGKAK; encoded by the coding sequence ATGTCCAATAATTCCGAATATAAAAATACCTTAAATTTACCCAAAACGGATTTTCCGATGAAGGCTGATCTTCCCAGAAGGGAGCCGCTTTTATTGCAGAAATGGATAGGGCAGGGTATTTATAAGCTCGTCAGCAAAAAATCCGAAGGAAAGCCAAAGTATATCCTGCATGACGGCCCGCCTTATGCTAACGGCGATATCCATATCGGCCATGCCTTAAATAAAACTTTAAAGGATATTATTGTTAAATATAAGACGCTGCGCGGAAATTCCTGCGCTTATGTGCCCGGATGGGATTGCCACGGCCTGCCGATTGAACATCAACTGCTCAAAGAGCTCAAAATGCATAAATCCCAGATATCCCAATTGGATTTCCGCAAAAAGGCATTTGTTTATGCCAACAAATATGTCGAAACGCAAAAGGATCAATTTAAGCGTTTAGGAGTATTTGCCGATTGGGAAAACCCGTATTTAACTTTAAGCCATGATTACGAGGAGAGTATACTTAATTCTTTAGCTGTGCTTAATGAAAAAGGGTATTTGTATCATGGCCTCAAGCCGGTGAATTGGTGTTTTAAATGCGAGACTGCTCTGGCTGAAGCCGAGGTTGAATATGAGGATCACAGTTCTCCGTCGATTTATGTAAAATTTAAGCTTAATGAGCATCAAGATTTTCAGGAGGACAGTTTCCTGGTTATCTGGACCACCACGCCCTGGACCTTGCTTGCTAATGTTGCTGTGGCTGTGCATCCGCAGTTTTCCTACCTTTACATTAATACCGAAAAAGGGAATTTGATTGTTGCCAAAGATTTACTGTCTGTTTTTTTAACTAACAGCAGTATCTCCAAACATACAATTATTAAGGAGCTAAAAGGCAGGAATCTGGAAGGGTTAATTTATACCCATCCTTTTATGCCAAGAGAAGGCAGGGTAGTTTTAGCTGACTATGTATCTGGTGAAGAAGGCACGGGCTTAGTGCACACCGCGCCTGGCCACGGTAATGAAGATTATTTTACCGGGATTAAATATAAATTGGATATAATTATGCCGGTTGATGCTAAAGGTATTTTTGATTCTACTGCCGGCGAGTTCCAGGGGTTGCATGTATATGATGCTAATCAGCCCATCCTTGAGAAATTAGAAAAAACCGGCGCCTTGCTGTTTAACTTCAGTATCCGGCATTCATATCCGCACTGCTGGCGCTGTAAGACTCCGGTAATCTTTAGGGCGACCCGGCAGTGGTTTTTGAATATGGAACATAATGATTTAAGGAATAAACTGCTAAAGATAATCCACCAGCATGTTAAATGGGTTCCTCCTACCGGAGAAGAAAGGATTTCGGCGATGGTTTCTTTGCGGCCGGATTGGTGTCTTTCCCGCCAAAGATACTGGGGCGTGCCTATCCCGGCTTTAATCTGTAATAATTGTAAAGAAGAATTTTTATCCACAGAGGTAATCCGGAATTTTGCGTTCCAAAGCGCAAAAACCGGGACAGATTGCTGGTTTGAACAGCCGGTCGAAGATTTCCTTCAGGGAGATATTTACTGTCCGCATTGTAAGGGTAAAAATTTTTCTAAAGGCGCTGATATCTTAGACGTCTGGTTTGATTCCGGGTTAAGCTGGCAGGCAGTATTAAAGAAAAGGAAAGAGTTGGAATTTCCGGCCGGCCTTTATCTTGAGGGTTCGGATCAGCACCGCGGATGGTTCCAATCATCGCTTATTCCGTCTGTCTGCATAGAGGAGAAAGCGCCTTTTAAGAATGTGCTGACCCATGGTTTTGTGGTTGACGGCTCAGGCCGAAAGATGTCTAAATCTTCAGGCAATGTTATTTCTCCTTTTGAAACTATCAAGGATTACGGCGCAGATATCTTAAGGATGTGGGTTGCCTCCAGCGACTATAATGAAGATATCCGTATCTCGCCGGTTATCTTAAGCCGTTTATCTGAGGCCTATCGTAAGATCAGGAATACCGCGCGTTTTATTTTAAGTAATTTGTATGATTTTGACCCGGATACGCAGAAAGCAGAATATAAAGATTTTAGAAAAATTGATCAGTGGATACTTAGCCGTTTAAATTCATTATGCTCCGTGGTGGATAAAGCCTACGCTGATTTTGAATTTCATAAGGCCTATAAATCAATTTATGATTTCTGTAACGAAGACCTTTCGATGTATTATTTGGATATGGCCAAAGGCAGATTATATACTTATGCTGCTTCTTCGCCGCAGAGAAGGGCGTCCCAGACAGTTTTATATGAAGTCCTTAATTGCCTGGTAAGGATTATTTCTCCCATTTTAGTTTTTACCGCTGAAGAGATCTGGCAAAATATGCCCAAGGAGGCTAAGGATCAATCTTTAGCCAGTGTTCATCTTTTAGATTGGCCGGAAAACAAGGAGAAGCTTTTTGTGAGCGAAGAAAAAGAACTGCTTAATCTTGATTTATATGTTATTAAATTTTTATCTCCTCAAGTAGCCAAGAAGTTAGAAGAATTACGTACAAAAAGCGAGATCGGCAGCTCCTTTGATGCGCAAATAAATATATTGACAAAAACCCAGGATCGTTATACATTCTTACAAAGCTTTAAAGAGCAACTCTGTGAGATTTTTAAGGTTTCTGGCGTTGAGGTTACCCTGGATAAGGAAAATCCCGAAGATCTTTCGATTAAGGTAGCCAAAGCCAAAGGCAGCAAATGCCCGCGTTGTTGGAATTATTCGCAAGAGATAGGCAAGGATAAAGAGCATCCTTTGCTTTGTGATAATTGCCTTGCGGCATTAAGGGGGAAGGCCAAGTGA